In Dama dama isolate Ldn47 chromosome X, ASM3311817v1, whole genome shotgun sequence, one genomic interval encodes:
- the ZMAT1 gene encoding zinc finger matrin-type protein 1: MVFSSSVVAQSHYVGKVHSKKLKQLMEERDQVSPSRFQPETAGVPITTSAESTFLKPFAVKPPPGGIKDKIMPSSSSSALDLNNPNKYCKLCPASFNSPLMAQQHYVGKKHKRNEARKKFVDKIREKPLPAKSDANAFSMRTYDCRICNITFTSLEMFRSHMQRSEHQLKESIVINLVKNSWKPPDSCQDECTDYIKVQKARGSEPKTCFRKMEEGSLEAHGYREAVDSRSRHRMFEQRSPCETFWTYPGPYNISQIVENQLPHCLPAQSKKTYDSFQDELEDYIKVQKARGLHPKTCFRRVRESSVETHGYREIDSGPRPRMCEQRCSFETSQTYQRPYTTSPVESQLYHWLPAHSKRTYNSFQGELEDYIQVQKARGLEPKTSFRKISDSSVETHKHREMVDSRPRPRMFEQILPFETFQTYPGSYSISQAEENQLPHPLPTHDSKQRLDSVTYCQPTRDCFPEKPVPLSLSQQDNNSGTYSVESEVYKHLSSENDTNEHQAGHKRKHQKRRRHMEEGEERPEKEQSKHKRKKSYGDTDLDKDKGIGEGKRDRDKLSVSSGKLKHRKKKKSHGVPSEKEERKHKKEKKKSVEEKTEEEMLWDESILGF, translated from the exons ATGGTTTTTAGCTCCTCAGTTGTTGCTCAGTCTCACTATGTGGGGAAAGTCCATTCTAAAAAACTGAAGCAATTAATGGAGGAGCGTGATCAGGTATCTCCATCAAGATTTCAGCCAGAAACGG CAGGTGTGCCTATTACTACTTCTGCAGAGTCAACTTTTCTGAAGCCCTTTGCTGTCAAGCCTCCTCCAGGTGGGATTAAAGACAAGATTATGCCTTCCTCTTCCAGCAGTGCTTTGGATTTGAATAATCCAAACAAGTATTGCAAGCTCTGTCCTGCTTCCTTTAATAGTCCATTAATGGCCCAACAACATTATGTtgggaaaaaacacaaaagaaatgaaGCTAGGAAGAAGTTTGTAGACAAGATAAGAGAGAAACCTCTTCCTGCAAAATCAGATGCAAATG CATTTAGTATGAGAACCTACGATTGTCGTATTTGTAATATCACCTTTACATCTTTAGAAATGTTCCGGTCTCACATGCAAAGAAGTGAACATCAACTTAA AGAATCCATTGTTATCAATCTAGTGAAGAATTCATGGAAGCCACCAGACTCTTGCCAAGATGAATGTACAGATTACATCAAAGTACAGAAAGCCAGAGGATCAGAACCAAAGACTTGTTTTAGAAAGATGGAAGAAGGTTCTTTGGAAGCCCATGGGTACAGAGAAGCAGTTGATTCCAGATCCAGACATAGAATGTTTGAACAAAGATCCCCATGTGAGACTTTCTGGACATATCCAGGACCATATAATATTTCACAAATAGTGGAAAACCAATTACCTCATTGCTTACCAGCTCAATCAAAGAAAACATATGACTCTTTTCAAGATGAACTGGAAGATTATATCAAAGTGCAGAAAGCCAGAGGACTACATCCAAAGACTTGTTTCAGAAGGGTAAGAGAGAGCTCTGTGGAAACCCATGGGTACAGAGAAATTGATTCTGGACCCAGACCAAGAATGTGTGAACAAAGGTGTTCATTTGAGACTTCTCAGACCTACCAACGACCATATACTACTTCACCAGTGGAAAGCCAATTATATCACTGGTTACCAGCTCATTCAAAGAGGACATATAACTCTTTCCAAGGTGAACTTGAGGATTATATCCAAGTGCAGAAAGCCAGAGGACTAGAGCCAAAGACTTCTTTCAGAAAGATAAGTGATAGCTCTGTGGAAACCCATAAGCACAGAGAAATGGTTGATTCCAGACCCAGACCTAGAATGTTTGAGCAAATACTCCCATTTGAGACTTTCCAGACTTACCCAGGATCATACAGTATTTCACAGGCAGAAGAAAACCAGTTACCTCATCCTTTACCAACTCATGACAGCAAACAGAGATTAGACTCTGTGACCTACTGTCAACCCACCAGAGACTGTTTCCCAGAAAAACCAGTACCCCTGAGCCTTAGTCAGCAGGACAATAACTCTGGCACATACAGTGTAGAATCTGAAGTTTATAAGCACCTCTCCTCAGAAAACGATACCAATGAGCATCAAGCAGGTCATAAGCGGAAACATCAGAAGAGAAGAAGGCACATGGAGGAAGGTGAAGAAAGGCCAGAGAAGGAGCAGTCcaagcataaaagaaaaaagagttatGGGGATACAGATCTAGACAAGGACAAGGGCATTGGGGAagggaaaagagacagagataaacTTAGTGTCAGTTCAGGAAAGCTTAAGCatcgaaaaaagaaaaaaagccatggCGTACCCTCTGAGAAGGAAGAACGTAagcacaagaaagagaaaaagaaatctgttgaagaaaagacagaagaggaaatgCTTTGGGATGAGTCTATTCTTGGATTTtaa